A part of Molothrus aeneus isolate 106 unplaced genomic scaffold, BPBGC_Maene_1.0 scaffold_30, whole genome shotgun sequence genomic DNA contains:
- the SIRT2 gene encoding NAD-dependent protein deacetylase sirtuin-2, which produces MADRDGTGAGGASSGPGGAVPSAPAPAGDPPTVPAAPGARREEAEQDAESPVSEPEPGASADADMELLRALLSRTLGLGGDRAEPVLDELSLAGVSRFIKSDRCKNIVCMVGAGISTSAGIPDFRSPGTGLYSNLQSYNLPYPEAIFEIGFFKKHPEPFFALARELYPGQFKPTVCHYFMRLLQDKGLLLRCYTQNIDTLERVAGLDPELLVEAHGTFFTSHCLRASCRQRYSLAWMRERIFSSLVPKCEKCQGLVKPDIVFFGENLPSRFFALLESDFGKVDLLLIMGTSLQVQPFASLISRVPTNTPRLLINKEKTGQSDPLMSLMGFGGMDFDSDKAYRDVAWLGDCDSGCLALAELLGWKEELEELVRREHAAIDAKGGDRDGGGPQRPRGDEDKDGGSPRKGLGDEGKAQSDPKKSLGGKAKAEKDPKKPQGGDKDKAENDPEKSRGGQ; this is translated from the exons ATGGCGGACCGGGACGGTaccggggccggcggggccaGTAGCGGCCCCGGGGGTGCGGTTCCCTCCGCTCCCGCCCCCGCCGGGGACCCCCCCACCGTTCCCGCGGCTCCTGGTGCCCGCCGGGAGGAGGCGGAGCAGGACGCCGAGTCTCCG GTCTCGGAGCCCGAGCCCGGCGCTTCGGCCGACGCTGACA TGGAGCTGCTGCGGGCGCTGCTGTCCCGGACCCTGGGGCTCGGCGGGGACCGAGCGGAGCCGGTGCTGGACGAGCTGAGCCTGGCGGGCGTCAGTCGCTTCATCAAGAGTGACCGGT gtAAGAACATCGTGTGCATGGTGGGCGCTGGCATCTCCACCT CTGCCGGGATCCCCGATTTCCGCTCCCCCGGCACCGGGCTCTACTCCAACCTGCAGAGCTACAACCTCCCCTACCCCGAGGCCATCTTTGAGATTGGGTTCTTCAAG aaACACCCAGAGCCCTTTTTCGCCCTCGCCCGCGAGCTCTACCCGGGGCAGTTCAAG CCCACGGTGTGCCACTACTTCATGCggctgctgcaggacaagggGCTCTTGCTGCGCTGCTACACCCAG AACATCGACACCCTGGagagggtggcagggctggaccCGGAGCTGCTGGTGGAGGCTCACGGCACCTTCTTCACCTCGCACTGCCTGCGGGCCTCGTGCCGCCAGCGCTACAGCCTGGCCTGGATGAGGG aGCGGATTTTCTCCTCCCTCGTCCCTAAATGTGAGAAGTGCCAGGGGCTGGTGAAACCTG aCATTGTGTTTTTTGGGGAGAACCTCCCCTCACGCTTCTTCGCCCTCCTGGAGTCG GACTTTGGGAAGGTCGACCTGCTGCTCATCATGGGCACCTCGCTGCAGGTGCAGCCCTTTGCCTCCCTCATCAGCAG GGTCCCCACCAACACCCCCAGACTCCTCATCAACAAGGAGAAGACAGGGCAG AGTGACCCCCTGATGTCCCTGATGGGCTTTGGTGGGATGGACTTTGACTCAGACAAGGCGTACAG GGACGTGGCCTGGCTGGGGGACTGCGACAGCGGGTGCCTGGCTCTGgctgagctcctgggctggaag gaggagctggaggagctggtgcGGAGGGAACACGCGGCCATCGACGCCAAGggcggggacagggatggagggggcccCCAAAGGCCCCGGGGGGATGAGGACAAGGACGGGGGGAGCCCCAGAAAGGGCCTGGGGGATGAGGGAAAagctcagagtgaccccaagaagaGCCTGGGGGGCAAGGCCAAGGCTGAAAAGGACCCCAAAAAGCCCCAGGGGGGGGACAAGGACAAGGCTGAAAATGACCCAGAAAAGTCACGGGGGGGGCAGTGA